Proteins encoded in a region of the Mycolicibacterium neoaurum genome:
- a CDS encoding DsbA family protein — translation MLKTPIGRTLLTAAVVIIVAASGISMLVLCTGEGPERLPSATGGVEVVRPDSHRLDDPPDATVTFVEFLDFECEGCRAAYPIVERLRTEYGDRVEFVLRYFPLPGHVNAERAARAVEAAARQGRLEAMYRMMYETQPQWGERPTPADDVFRGFAEQLGLDMARFDSDYVDPETARRIRRDVEDGVALGVHGTPTFFIDGQQIPVYRTEDLREALERALD, via the coding sequence GTGCTGAAGACCCCGATAGGCCGGACGCTGTTGACCGCTGCCGTGGTCATCATCGTCGCCGCCAGCGGCATCTCCATGTTGGTGCTGTGCACCGGCGAAGGGCCGGAACGGCTGCCGTCCGCCACCGGTGGTGTGGAGGTGGTCCGCCCCGACAGTCACCGTCTCGACGATCCACCCGACGCCACGGTGACGTTCGTCGAATTCCTGGATTTCGAATGCGAGGGATGCCGGGCCGCGTACCCGATCGTCGAGCGGTTGCGCACTGAGTACGGCGATCGGGTCGAATTCGTGTTGCGGTACTTCCCGCTTCCGGGCCACGTCAACGCCGAACGTGCGGCCCGCGCGGTCGAGGCGGCCGCACGTCAGGGTCGTCTGGAGGCCATGTATCGCATGATGTATGAGACCCAGCCGCAATGGGGCGAACGTCCGACGCCCGCCGATGACGTATTCCGCGGCTTCGCCGAGCAATTGGGCCTGGACATGGCCCGATTCGACAGTGACTATGTCGACCCCGAGACCGCCCGGCGGATCCGTCGGGATGTCGAGGATGGTGTGGCGCTCGGCGTGCACGGCACGCCGACGTTCTTCATCGACGGTCAGCAGATTCCTGTGTACCGGACCGAAGATCTCCGCGAAGCGCTGGAGCGTGCACTTGACTAG
- a CDS encoding serine hydrolase, which yields MLMASTERAVASADCPAGEAQCALRERLVAAENYLVDRPGTVGFVLRDRATGAKYRNANAATPIWTASTIKLAMVADLLSREQSGTVRLTATDREQMVAMLRNSDNAAADALWSEYGGAANVFNANFPRYGMTGVRPQPGFGDVYPYWGFQKSTADDFDALMNYVLDKLSPANSSAVVAEMQRVEGAQRWGVWGAGPAMAPGAKNGWSQEQGGWVVNSVGFAGPRQRYTLSIMNALGGEGGYDDGVETTTNLARILLSP from the coding sequence ATGTTGATGGCGTCGACCGAACGGGCGGTGGCGTCGGCGGACTGCCCGGCCGGGGAAGCGCAGTGTGCCCTGCGTGAGCGCCTGGTGGCCGCCGAGAACTATCTGGTCGACCGGCCCGGCACGGTCGGATTCGTGTTGCGAGACAGAGCCACCGGCGCCAAGTACCGCAACGCGAACGCCGCCACACCCATCTGGACGGCATCGACGATCAAGCTGGCGATGGTGGCCGACCTGTTGTCGCGAGAACAATCGGGAACGGTGCGCCTGACGGCCACCGATCGCGAGCAGATGGTCGCAATGCTCCGAAACTCTGACAATGCTGCCGCCGACGCACTGTGGTCGGAGTACGGCGGCGCCGCAAACGTCTTCAACGCCAACTTCCCGCGCTACGGCATGACCGGGGTCCGGCCGCAGCCGGGGTTCGGCGACGTCTACCCGTACTGGGGATTCCAAAAGAGCACGGCCGACGATTTCGACGCCCTGATGAATTACGTCCTCGACAAGCTGAGCCCGGCCAATTCCAGCGCCGTGGTGGCCGAGATGCAGCGTGTGGAGGGCGCTCAGCGGTGGGGTGTGTGGGGCGCCGGTCCGGCGATGGCGCCAGGAGCGAAGAACGGTTGGTCCCAGGAGCAGGGCGGCTGGGTGGTCAACAGTGTCGGCTTCGCCGGGCCACGGCAGCGCTACACACTGTCGATCATGAATGCCCTCGGCGGCGAGGGCGGCTACGACGACGGCGTCGAAACCACCACGAATCTGGCGCGAATTCTGCTGTCTCCGTAG
- a CDS encoding TetR/AcrR family transcriptional regulator has protein sequence MARRRGWGGDPPHSDEEATRRIVTAAVELVSSTGTAISLADVANSLGIIRQTVYRYFPTSDALMHAVAMASVDAFLDRLSAAVEGIHDPAEAITEGTVFTLDEVTRTPHLGILLSESYPHDHSGALTSAEARAIGMRMIDRFDVDWSAHGYDDTSLGELVEFTLRTMLSFFVAPNTDRTPQEQRNFLRRWLGGAVAAQQTQSPD, from the coding sequence ATGGCGCGCAGGCGCGGCTGGGGCGGCGATCCCCCGCACAGTGACGAGGAGGCCACCCGGCGAATCGTCACCGCCGCCGTCGAACTGGTCAGCTCGACCGGCACGGCGATCTCCCTCGCCGACGTCGCGAACTCGTTGGGCATCATCCGCCAGACCGTGTACCGCTACTTCCCCACCTCCGACGCGCTCATGCACGCGGTGGCCATGGCCTCGGTGGACGCCTTCCTGGATCGACTCTCCGCAGCGGTCGAGGGCATCCACGACCCGGCCGAGGCCATCACCGAGGGCACCGTGTTCACCCTCGACGAAGTGACCCGCACACCGCATCTGGGCATCCTGCTGTCGGAGTCCTATCCTCACGACCACAGCGGCGCCCTCACCTCCGCGGAAGCTCGCGCGATCGGTATGCGGATGATCGACCGCTTCGATGTCGACTGGTCCGCACACGGATACGACGACACCAGCCTGGGTGAACTCGTCGAGTTCACGCTGCGCACCATGCTGTCGTTCTTCGTCGCACCGAATACCGACAGGACACCACAGGAGCAACGAAACTTCCTGCGCCGCTGGCTCGGTGGAGCGGTCGCCGCTCAACAGACGCAGAGCCCGGACTGA
- a CDS encoding metal-dependent hydrolase, whose amino-acid sequence MTDLQVRKMRFAFADYDVPFLWNETNPAFSAMANAVSFLAIAFEKMIVSTMAEAKPLLADSPIADEADAFVRQEGQHSMAHRQHARGLIKAYPALKETLDQVIAAFDDLVANKPLKYRLAYTADLEATFTPVFKLMLDNDDTLFAPGDDRVASLFLWHFVEEVEHRSSALIIYNDLVGDPWYRARVAPSIFKHVMDVVRMACDGFNRHLPLEVRKVDAVSTFALERRKNALLRRIGRRPDYGPLQAPFPHLGFREQLAALVGIVRSQIPGHDPTHEKLPVLADEWFRRYDEGYDVTQWYTSKKASADV is encoded by the coding sequence GTGACCGATCTCCAGGTGCGCAAGATGCGCTTCGCCTTCGCCGACTACGACGTGCCGTTTCTGTGGAATGAGACCAATCCCGCCTTCTCGGCGATGGCCAACGCCGTCTCCTTCTTGGCCATCGCCTTCGAGAAGATGATCGTCAGCACCATGGCCGAGGCGAAACCGTTGCTCGCCGACTCACCGATCGCCGACGAGGCGGACGCGTTCGTCCGGCAAGAGGGTCAACACTCGATGGCGCACCGTCAGCACGCCCGGGGCCTGATCAAGGCCTACCCGGCGCTCAAGGAAACCCTCGACCAGGTCATCGCCGCCTTCGACGATCTCGTCGCGAACAAGCCGTTGAAGTACCGGTTGGCCTACACCGCCGATCTGGAGGCCACGTTCACCCCGGTGTTCAAGCTGATGCTCGACAACGACGACACCCTGTTCGCTCCCGGCGATGACCGGGTGGCCTCGCTGTTCCTGTGGCATTTCGTCGAGGAGGTCGAGCACCGCAGCTCGGCGCTGATCATCTACAACGATCTGGTCGGCGATCCGTGGTACCGCGCACGGGTGGCGCCGTCGATCTTCAAGCATGTGATGGACGTGGTGCGGATGGCGTGCGACGGTTTCAACCGGCATCTCCCGCTGGAGGTGCGCAAGGTCGATGCGGTGTCGACCTTCGCTCTTGAACGGCGAAAGAATGCTCTGCTCAGGCGCATCGGTCGCCGACCCGACTACGGTCCGCTGCAAGCGCCGTTCCCGCATCTGGGTTTCCGCGAACAGCTGGCTGCCCTGGTGGGTATCGTCCGCAGTCAGATTCCCGGCCACGATCCCACCCATGAGAAGTTGCCGGTGCTGGCCGACGAATGGTTCAGACGCTATGACGAGGGATACGACGTGACGCAGTGGTACACGAGTAAGAAGGCCTCCGCCGATGTCTGA
- a CDS encoding aldo/keto reductase: MTSAAAVPSIGLNDENTIPVLGIGVGELTDDEAERAVSAALEIGVRLIDTAAAYGNEAGVGRAIAASGIPRAEIFLTTKLATQDQGFQASQDAAKASLERLGVDYLDLYLIHWPGGDTGKYVDSWGGLLRVREDKLATSIGVANFTPEDLTNIIDLSYVAPAVNQIELHPQLVQTEQRAAHAEHNIVTEAYSPLGVGKLLDNPTVTEVAAQYDKTPAQVLIRWNLQLGNVVIPRSAKPERIAENFDVLDFVLAEEHLAALTGLDDGTRYRPDPATYTGT; this comes from the coding sequence ATGACATCGGCAGCAGCTGTGCCCAGTATCGGCTTGAACGACGAGAACACGATTCCGGTTCTCGGAATCGGGGTGGGCGAGCTGACCGACGATGAGGCCGAGCGCGCGGTATCCGCGGCGCTGGAAATCGGTGTCCGGCTTATCGATACCGCCGCTGCCTACGGGAACGAGGCCGGCGTGGGTCGTGCCATCGCCGCGTCGGGCATCCCGCGTGCCGAGATCTTCCTCACCACCAAGCTGGCCACCCAAGATCAGGGCTTCCAGGCGTCTCAGGACGCGGCCAAGGCCAGCCTGGAACGGCTCGGGGTCGATTATCTCGACCTGTATCTGATCCACTGGCCGGGCGGGGACACCGGCAAGTATGTCGACAGCTGGGGCGGACTGCTGCGGGTTCGCGAGGACAAGTTGGCCACCTCCATCGGTGTCGCCAACTTCACACCCGAGGACCTGACCAACATCATCGACCTGTCCTATGTGGCCCCCGCGGTGAATCAGATCGAATTGCACCCCCAACTGGTGCAGACCGAACAGCGTGCCGCGCATGCCGAACACAACATCGTGACCGAGGCCTACAGCCCACTGGGTGTCGGCAAGTTGTTGGACAACCCGACCGTCACCGAGGTGGCCGCGCAGTACGACAAGACCCCGGCGCAGGTGTTGATCCGGTGGAATCTGCAGTTGGGCAACGTGGTGATCCCGCGTTCAGCCAAGCCCGAACGCATCGCGGAGAACTTCGACGTACTGGACTTCGTGTTGGCCGAGGAGCATCTCGCGGCGTTGACGGGACTCGATGACGGCACCCGGTACCGCCCGGACCCGGCCACTTACACCGGGACCTAG
- a CDS encoding aldo/keto reductase, with product MTAPSYPTRLLNDGHSIPAVGLGVWQTPPEDTRLAVESALRTGYRHIDTAAAYQNETEVGEGLVSSGVPRADIYLVTKLWNSEQGYDKALRAFDASAQRLGVDYVDLYLIHWPLPEINLYVESFKALSTLRDEGRVRSIGVSNFQPEHLRTLIDATGIVPAVNQIELHPRLPQQELRDLHAELGIATEAWSPLGQGGLLSEPAVTAIAEAHSKTPAQVLIRWHLQLGNIVIPKSVNPDRIASNFDVFDFELTEQDIASIGSLDDGTRLGPDPRTFNFTG from the coding sequence ATGACTGCCCCCTCATATCCCACACGGTTGCTCAACGACGGACATTCCATCCCCGCGGTCGGGTTGGGAGTCTGGCAGACCCCACCCGAGGACACCAGACTCGCCGTCGAAAGTGCGCTGCGGACTGGCTATCGCCACATCGACACCGCCGCGGCCTATCAGAACGAAACCGAGGTCGGCGAGGGTCTCGTGTCCTCGGGCGTGCCCCGTGCGGACATCTACCTGGTCACCAAGTTGTGGAACTCCGAGCAAGGCTACGACAAGGCGTTGCGGGCATTCGATGCCAGCGCCCAACGCCTCGGCGTGGACTATGTCGATCTCTACCTGATCCACTGGCCGCTGCCCGAGATCAACCTTTACGTGGAGAGCTTCAAGGCGTTGTCCACGCTGCGCGACGAGGGCCGCGTCCGCTCCATCGGCGTCAGTAACTTCCAGCCCGAGCATCTGCGCACACTTATCGACGCCACCGGGATCGTGCCCGCGGTCAATCAGATCGAACTGCACCCCCGGCTTCCGCAGCAGGAGCTGCGCGACCTGCACGCCGAGTTGGGCATCGCCACCGAGGCGTGGAGCCCACTGGGCCAGGGCGGTCTGCTCAGCGAACCGGCGGTCACCGCGATTGCCGAGGCACACAGCAAAACACCAGCCCAGGTGCTGATCAGATGGCATCTACAGCTGGGTAATATCGTCATCCCGAAGTCGGTGAACCCCGATCGGATAGCGAGTAACTTCGACGTGTTCGACTTCGAGTTGACCGAGCAGGACATTGCGTCCATCGGATCTCTCGATGACGGCACTCGGTTGGGTCCCGACCCACGCACCTTCAACTTCACGGGATAG
- a CDS encoding alpha/beta hydrolase, with translation METSLPARPNPSPLRLKAATVASRVSVPLLARIPDPVKRLLMGRRSVVIDGNTLDTSLQLLLNAQRASGIGGLVACDDVTVARTQLDAASAAFKADIVVPTDDFSIAGPAGPIALRHYRGEAGAPLLVFLHGGGFVVGSLATHDGFCRRICRDAGVHVLAVDYRLAPEHKAPAAAEDCYAAYSWALEHAAELCADPDRVAIGGDSAGGNLAAVVTQIARAAGTRMPVLQLLIYPMVDPVGETVSRSLFAEGFFLTKADIDWFDHHYVAGSGVAHDDPRVAPLHAADLTGLSPALVVTAGFDPLRDEGRAYARALTAAGVPVDHREYGSLVHAFINFFPLGGDSELAVVDLTSALRAHLSR, from the coding sequence ATGGAAACGAGTCTGCCAGCGCGGCCGAACCCGAGCCCGCTGCGATTGAAGGCCGCCACCGTGGCGAGCCGGGTGTCGGTGCCGCTTCTAGCGCGCATCCCGGATCCCGTGAAGAGACTGCTGATGGGCCGGCGCAGCGTCGTCATCGACGGCAACACCCTGGACACCAGCCTGCAATTGCTCCTCAACGCGCAGCGCGCTTCGGGTATCGGCGGCCTTGTGGCCTGCGATGATGTGACCGTCGCGCGCACCCAGCTCGACGCCGCGTCGGCCGCCTTCAAGGCCGACATCGTGGTGCCGACCGACGACTTCTCCATCGCCGGACCGGCGGGCCCGATCGCGCTGCGGCACTATCGCGGTGAGGCGGGCGCACCGCTGCTGGTTTTCCTTCACGGTGGCGGCTTTGTCGTCGGAAGCCTGGCCACCCATGACGGGTTCTGCCGTCGCATCTGCCGTGATGCCGGCGTGCACGTGCTCGCCGTCGACTATCGACTGGCGCCCGAACACAAGGCACCCGCCGCGGCCGAGGACTGTTACGCCGCCTACTCGTGGGCACTGGAACATGCCGCGGAGCTCTGCGCGGACCCCGACCGGGTCGCCATCGGCGGCGACAGCGCCGGTGGCAATCTCGCCGCCGTGGTCACTCAAATTGCCCGTGCCGCCGGCACCAGGATGCCTGTGCTGCAACTGCTGATCTATCCGATGGTCGATCCGGTGGGTGAAACGGTCTCGCGCTCGCTGTTCGCCGAGGGCTTCTTCCTGACCAAGGCCGATATCGACTGGTTCGATCACCACTATGTGGCCGGTTCGGGTGTGGCCCACGACGACCCGCGGGTGGCACCGCTGCACGCCGCCGACCTGACCGGACTGTCGCCCGCGCTGGTGGTGACGGCCGGTTTCGACCCGCTGCGGGACGAGGGCAGGGCCTATGCCCGGGCGCTCACCGCCGCGGGGGTGCCGGTGGATCACCGTGAGTACGGCTCGCTGGTGCACGCGTTCATCAATTTCTTCCCCCTGGGCGGGGACAGTGAACTCGCCGTCGTCGACCTCACCTCGGCGCTACGGGCGCATCTGAGCCGGTAG
- a CDS encoding DsbA family protein, which produces MANKPKKQASYDLKAADRKRNLLVQIGLTSVVVLFAVALVLWIVLNGETNPEAGEARAVRVESSQVVRNDDGVDPKVVLSVYEDPLCPHCGAFEKAFGSTINQLIDKGVIAVDYYMVGILDSAGNQNYSSRASGAAYCVADESVEAFRRFHGALYAQQPSEVGGSYPTNAQLIETARQAGAAGKVPECIDKERYVKMAGGMAAATKINATPTVRINGEDYQYSTPEALVAKIKEIVGDVPGLAAAS; this is translated from the coding sequence GTGGCGAACAAACCGAAGAAGCAGGCCAGTTACGACTTGAAGGCCGCTGACCGCAAGCGCAACCTTCTCGTCCAGATCGGGCTGACCTCGGTGGTCGTCCTGTTCGCGGTGGCACTGGTGCTGTGGATCGTGCTGAACGGGGAGACCAACCCCGAGGCCGGTGAGGCACGTGCGGTCCGCGTCGAATCCAGCCAGGTGGTCCGCAACGACGACGGTGTCGACCCCAAGGTCGTGCTCTCGGTGTACGAAGATCCGCTCTGCCCGCACTGCGGAGCATTCGAGAAGGCCTTCGGATCGACGATCAACCAGCTCATCGACAAGGGCGTGATCGCCGTCGACTACTACATGGTCGGCATCCTCGACAGCGCCGGGAACCAGAACTACTCCTCTCGTGCCAGCGGTGCGGCCTACTGCGTCGCCGACGAATCCGTCGAGGCGTTCCGCCGCTTCCACGGCGCCCTCTACGCCCAGCAGCCCTCGGAGGTCGGCGGCTCGTACCCGACCAATGCGCAACTGATCGAGACCGCCAGGCAGGCCGGCGCCGCCGGCAAGGTGCCCGAGTGCATCGACAAGGAGCGCTACGTCAAGATGGCCGGCGGCATGGCCGCGGCCACCAAGATCAACGCCACACCCACCGTGCGGATCAACGGTGAGGACTACCAGTACAGCACCCCCGAAGCGCTGGTCGCCAAGATCAAGGAGATCGTCGGCGACGTCCCGGGTCTGGCCGCGGCATCGTGA
- a CDS encoding vitamin K epoxide reductase family protein → MTATADLDTAESPVEPSGVRRSSAIGVLIAGVLGLAAAGALTIEKIEILIDPSYVPSCSLNPVLSCGSVMTTPQASAFGFPNSLIGIVAFTVVLVTGVLAVSRVSLPRWYWVGLTVGSALGVVFVHWLIFQSLYRIGALCPYCMVVWAVTIPLLVMASSIALRAETATGAGRILYDWRWSLVALWFTAVVLLILVRFWNYWSTLL, encoded by the coding sequence GTGACCGCCACCGCCGATCTCGACACGGCTGAGTCTCCGGTCGAGCCGAGCGGTGTGCGCAGATCCAGCGCCATCGGGGTGCTGATCGCCGGGGTGCTCGGCCTGGCCGCGGCGGGTGCGCTGACGATCGAGAAGATCGAGATCCTCATCGATCCGAGCTACGTCCCGTCGTGCAGCCTGAACCCGGTGCTGTCCTGCGGATCGGTGATGACCACTCCGCAGGCTTCGGCCTTCGGCTTCCCCAACTCGTTGATCGGCATCGTCGCGTTCACCGTCGTCCTGGTCACCGGCGTACTGGCGGTGTCCAGGGTGTCGCTGCCGCGCTGGTACTGGGTCGGTCTCACGGTCGGCAGCGCGCTCGGCGTCGTGTTCGTCCACTGGCTGATCTTCCAGAGCCTGTACCGGATCGGGGCGCTGTGCCCCTACTGCATGGTCGTCTGGGCGGTCACCATCCCGTTGCTGGTGATGGCCTCGTCGATCGCCCTGCGCGCCGAGACCGCCACCGGTGCCGGGCGCATCCTCTACGACTGGCGATGGTCGCTCGTGGCGCTGTGGTTCACCGCCGTCGTGCTGCTGATCCTGGTCCGCTTCTGGAACTACTGGTCGACGCTGCTGTAA
- a CDS encoding pyruvate carboxylase, translated as MISKLLVANRGEIAIRAFRAATEMNIATVAVYPFEDRNSLHRLKADESYQIGDEGHPVRAYLSVDEVIRVAKHAGADAVYPGYGFMSENPELARACVEAGITFVGPSAEVLELTGNKARAIAAAREAGLPVLASSEPSDSVEDLLAAAESMEFPLFVKAVSGGGGRGMRRVAEASALREAVEAASREAESAFGDGRVYLEQAVINPRHIEVQILADGAGNVIHLFERDCSLQRRHQKVIELAPAPNVDPAVREKICADAVALARHIDYFCAGTIEFLLDERGHHVFIECNPRIQVEHTVTEEITDVDLVSSQLRIAAGESLTDLGLSQDNLVIRGAAMQCRITTEDPANGFRPDTGRITAYRSPGGAGIRLDGGTHTGAEISAHFDSMLVKLTCRGRDFTMAAARARRALAEFRIRGVTTNIPFLLAVIDDPDFRAGRVTTSFIDERPQLLTSHTPADRGTKILNYLADVTVNKPNGVRPSTVYAADKLPECDLSVPPPAGSKQKLVDLGPEGFAKWLRESAALGVTDTTFRDAHQSLLATRVRSNGLLLVAPYVARLTPQLLSVECWGGATYDVALRFLKEDPWERLAALREAMPNICLQMLLRGRNTVGYTPYPELVTSAFVDEATATGVDIFRIFDALNNVESMRPAIDAVRATGTAVAEVAMSYTGDLSDPAEDLYTLDYYLRLAEQIVAAGAHVLAIKDMAGLLRPQAASLLVGALVERFDLPVHVHTHDTPGGQLATYLAAWTAGASAVDGASAPLAGTTSQPALSAIVAATAHTDRDTGLDLKAVCDLEPYWEALRKVYAPFEAGLPAPTGRVYTHEIPGGQLSNLRTQAVALGLGDRFEEIENAYAGADRVLGRLVKVTPSSKVVGDLALALVGAGVDASEFAADPDRYDIPDSVIGFLRGELGDPAGGWPEPLRSKALQGRADAKPETPLSAEDEAALKVGGRTRQETLNRLLFPGPTKEFQAHRDQYGDTSMLSANQFFYGLRQGEEHRVQLEPGVELLIGLEAVSEADERGMRTVLAILNGQLRPTLVRDRSIASEVAAAEKADKTNPDHIAAPFAGVVTVGVDTGDTVQAGQTIATIEAMKMEASITAPKAGTVARIAVTGTAQVEGGDLLVVVGSTGKGDATGGSH; from the coding sequence ATGATTTCGAAACTCTTGGTGGCCAACCGCGGCGAGATCGCCATCCGCGCGTTCCGTGCAGCGACCGAGATGAATATCGCCACCGTGGCCGTGTATCCGTTCGAGGATCGCAATTCGTTGCACCGGTTGAAGGCCGACGAGTCGTATCAGATCGGGGATGAAGGCCATCCGGTCCGGGCGTATCTGTCGGTGGACGAGGTCATCCGAGTGGCCAAGCATGCCGGCGCGGATGCGGTGTATCCCGGCTATGGATTCATGTCGGAGAACCCGGAGTTGGCGCGGGCGTGCGTGGAGGCGGGGATCACCTTCGTGGGTCCCTCGGCCGAGGTGCTGGAGCTGACCGGCAACAAGGCGCGGGCGATCGCGGCGGCACGCGAGGCCGGACTTCCGGTGCTGGCGTCCTCGGAGCCCTCGGATTCGGTCGAGGACCTGCTGGCCGCGGCGGAGTCGATGGAGTTCCCGCTGTTCGTCAAGGCGGTCTCCGGTGGTGGCGGTCGCGGGATGCGCCGGGTCGCCGAGGCGTCGGCGCTGCGTGAGGCGGTCGAGGCGGCCTCCCGGGAGGCGGAGTCGGCGTTCGGGGACGGCCGGGTGTATTTGGAACAGGCGGTGATCAACCCGCGTCACATCGAGGTCCAGATCCTGGCCGACGGTGCCGGCAATGTGATTCATCTGTTCGAGCGGGATTGCAGTTTGCAGCGTCGCCATCAGAAGGTCATCGAGTTGGCGCCTGCGCCGAATGTGGATCCGGCGGTGCGGGAGAAGATCTGCGCCGATGCGGTCGCGCTGGCCCGGCATATCGATTATTTCTGTGCCGGCACCATCGAATTCCTGCTCGATGAGCGGGGCCATCATGTGTTCATCGAGTGCAATCCGCGGATCCAGGTCGAGCACACCGTCACCGAGGAGATCACCGATGTGGATTTGGTGTCCTCGCAGTTGCGGATCGCGGCGGGGGAGTCGCTGACCGATCTCGGACTCTCGCAGGACAATCTGGTCATTCGGGGAGCGGCGATGCAGTGCCGCATCACCACCGAGGATCCGGCCAATGGCTTCCGGCCCGACACCGGGCGGATCACCGCCTACCGCTCTCCGGGGGGTGCGGGCATCCGCCTGGACGGTGGTACGCATACCGGTGCGGAGATCAGCGCGCATTTCGACTCGATGTTGGTGAAATTGACTTGTCGCGGCCGGGATTTCACGATGGCCGCTGCGCGTGCGCGTCGTGCGTTGGCGGAGTTCCGGATCCGTGGCGTGACGACCAACATCCCGTTCCTGCTCGCGGTGATCGATGATCCGGATTTCCGGGCGGGTCGGGTGACGACGTCGTTCATCGATGAGCGGCCGCAGTTGTTGACCTCGCACACTCCGGCCGACCGGGGTACCAAGATCTTGAACTATCTGGCCGATGTCACGGTCAACAAGCCCAACGGGGTGCGCCCGTCGACGGTGTATGCCGCCGACAAGTTGCCCGAATGTGACCTGTCGGTGCCCCCGCCGGCGGGGTCCAAGCAGAAGTTGGTCGACCTGGGCCCGGAGGGTTTTGCGAAGTGGCTCAGGGAGTCTGCGGCGTTGGGGGTGACCGATACGACGTTCCGGGATGCGCATCAGTCGTTGTTGGCGACCCGGGTGCGCTCGAATGGGTTGTTGTTGGTGGCGCCGTATGTGGCGCGGTTGACTCCGCAGTTGTTGTCGGTGGAGTGTTGGGGTGGGGCGACTTATGATGTGGCGCTGCGCTTTTTGAAGGAAGATCCGTGGGAGCGGCTGGCGGCGTTGCGCGAGGCGATGCCCAATATCTGTTTGCAGATGCTGCTGCGTGGCCGTAACACGGTGGGCTACACCCCGTATCCGGAGCTGGTCACGAGTGCCTTTGTCGATGAGGCGACCGCCACGGGTGTCGATATTTTCCGGATTTTCGATGCGTTGAACAATGTGGAGTCGATGCGGCCGGCCATCGATGCGGTGCGCGCCACCGGGACTGCGGTGGCCGAGGTCGCGATGTCCTATACCGGGGATCTGAGTGATCCGGCCGAGGATTTGTACACCCTGGATTACTATCTGCGCCTTGCCGAGCAGATCGTGGCGGCCGGTGCGCATGTGTTGGCGATCAAGGACATGGCCGGGTTGTTGCGTCCGCAGGCCGCCTCCTTGCTGGTGGGTGCGTTGGTGGAGCGGTTTGATCTGCCGGTGCATGTGCACACCCATGACACCCCGGGTGGGCAGTTGGCGACCTATTTGGCGGCGTGGACCGCCGGTGCCAGCGCAGTCGATGGGGCGTCGGCGCCGTTGGCGGGCACGACGAGTCAGCCGGCGCTCTCGGCGATCGTGGCCGCGACTGCGCACACCGATCGTGATACCGGTCTGGATCTCAAAGCGGTGTGTGATCTGGAGCCGTACTGGGAGGCGTTGCGCAAGGTGTATGCGCCCTTTGAAGCTGGTCTGCCGGCGCCGACGGGGCGGGTGTACACCCATGAGATCCCGGGTGGGCAGCTTTCCAATCTGCGCACCCAGGCCGTCGCGTTGGGGTTGGGGGATCGGTTCGAGGAGATCGAGAATGCCTATGCCGGGGCGGATCGGGTGTTGGGCCGGTTGGTGAAGGTGACCCCGTCGTCGAAGGTGGTCGGGGATCTGGCGTTGGCGTTGGTGGGTGCCGGGGTGGACGCATCAGAGTTCGCCGCGGACCCGGACCGCTACGACATTCCCGATAGTGTGATCGGCTTCCTGCGGGGTGAGTTGGGCGATCCGGCCGGTGGCTGGCCGGAACCGTTGCGTAGCAAGGCATTGCAGGGCCGCGCCGACGCCAAACCGGAAACCCCGCTCTCGGCCGAGGATGAAGCGGCGCTGAAGGTGGGCGGGCGCACCCGTCAGGAAACGTTGAACCGGTTGCTGTTCCCAGGGCCGACCAAGGAATTTCAGGCCCACCGCGACCAGTACGGTGACACCTCGATGCTCTCGGCGAACCAGTTCTTCTACGGGTTGCGCCAGGGCGAGGAACACCGTGTACAACTCGAACCCGGGGTGGAGTTGCTGATCGGGCTTGAGGCGGTGTCTGAGGCCGACGAACGCGGCATGCGCACCGTGCTGGCGATCCTCAACGGCCAGCTGCGTCCCACGCTGGTCCGCGACCGCAGCATCGCCAGCGAGGTCGCCGCGGCCGAGAAGGCCGACAAGACCAACCCCGACCACATCGCCGCCCCGTTCGCCGGGGTCGTCACTGTCGGCGTGGACACCGGTGACACGGTGCAGGCCGGACAAACCATCGCCACCATCGAGGCCATGAAGATGGAAGCCTCCATCACCGCACCCAAAGCCGGCACCGTCGCGCGCATCGCCGTCACCGGCACCGCCCAAGTCGAAGGCGGCGACCTCCTGGTCGTGGTGGGCTCGACGGGTAAGGGTGACGCGACCGGGGGCTCGCACTGA